One genomic region from Siniperca chuatsi isolate FFG_IHB_CAS linkage group LG18, ASM2008510v1, whole genome shotgun sequence encodes:
- the adra1ab gene encoding alpha-1A adrenergic receptor, whose translation MVSAENTSISSAADHCPNCSSSAYPEVDVAKAVVLGMVLVVFLVFGVLGNILVILSVLFHHHWRSVTHYFIANLAAADLLLSSAVLPFSATSEALGRWVFGRSFCSVWAALDVLCCTASILSLCVISIDRYLAVSYPLRYPAIATGRRGLTAVAALWGLSAAISVGPLFGWKEPDPEDETVCRITEEPGYALFSALGSFYIPLAIILAMYCHVYTVAKRETKSLRKGSKGDGVETEGVMLRIHRGNAAQTGKQEDDEGTARHKRTTFSLPRLLKFSREEKAAKTLGIVVGCFILCWLPFFLVLPIGSIFPSCKPSETIFKITFWLGYLNSCINPIIYPCFSQEFKKAFHNVLRGRCLRTGASAAKPQGHITTHSSSPGPTSNTSVLSAPNSVIVSSWCCCRALSTSSSSVGGPEQAQSAQIQSKSLLKAWCFSASRTPVPQNPSSHGSTKVLCLSLGVTGEAV comes from the exons ATGGTTTCTGCTGAGAACACAAGTATTTCTTCTGCAGCAGATCACTGTCCCAACTGCAGCTCCTCCGCCTACCCAGAGGTGGATGTAGCCAAGGCGGTGGTTTTGGGGATGGTGCTGGTGGTGTTTCTAGTGTTTGGGGTCCTTGGCAACATCCTGGTCATCCTGTCAGTGTTGTTCCACCACCACTGGCGCTCTGTGACACACTACTTCATCGCCAACCTGGCAGCGGCCGACCTGCTGCTCAGCTCCGCCGTCCTGCCCTTCTCCGCCACCTCGGAGGCTCTCGGCAGATGGGTGTTTGGCCGGTCCTTCTGCAGCGTCTGGGCCGCCCTGGATGTCCTCTGCTGCACTGCCTCCATCCTCAGCCTGTGTGTGATCTCAATTGACCGCTACCTGGCTGTCAGCTACCCTCTGCGCTACCCTGCCATAGCTACAGGGCGGCGAGGCCTGACCGCGGTGGCTGCTCTCTGGGGACTCTCGGCAGCTATATCTGTGGGCCCGCTGTTTGGCTGGAAGGAGCCCGACCCAGAAGATGAGACCGTGTGCCGAATAACTGAGGAGCCCGGCTACGCTTTGTTCTCAGCACTAGGATCTTTCTATATACCTCTGGCTATCATCCTGGCCATGTACTGCCACGTGTATACTGtggcaaagagagagacaaaatcCCTCAGGAAGGGCAGTAAGGGAGATGGGGTTGAGACAGAGGGGGTGATGCTGAGGATACACAGAGGGAATGCTGCTCAGACAGGGAAGCAGGAGGATGACGAGGGGACCGCAAGGCATAAACGCACCACTTTTTCTCTGCCAAGGTTGTTGAAGTTCTCAAGAGAAGAGAAGGCAGCCAAGACTCTTGGCATTGTTGTCGGGTGTTTCATTCTGTGCTGGCTCCCTTTTTTCCTGGTTTTACCTATCG gatccatcttcccatcatgTAAGCCTTCTGAAACCATCTTTAAGATAACCTTCTGGCTGGGTTACCTCAACAGCTGTATTAACCCCATTATCTACCCATGCTTCAGCCAGGAGTTCAAGAAAGCCTTCCACAATGTACTCCGTGGTCGCTGCCTAAGAACTGGAGCATCAGCTGCTAAACCACAAGGTCACATTACCACCCATTCCTCCAGTCCAGGCCCCACATCTAATACCTCTGTTCTCTCAGCCCCAAACAGTGTCATTGTTTCCTCATGGTGTTGCTGCAGGGCTCTCTCGACCTCATCATCATCTGTCGGTGGTCCAGAGCAGGCTCAAAGTGCACAAATCCAGAGTAAGAGTCTGCTGAAGGCATGGTGTTTCTCAGCAAGTCGAACACCGGTACCACAGAACCCCTCCAGTCACGGATCAACCAAGGTCTTATGCCTTTCTCTTGGCGTTACAGGAGAGGCTGTTTGA